In Parasegetibacter sp. NRK P23, a single genomic region encodes these proteins:
- the accC gene encoding acetyl-CoA carboxylase biotin carboxylase subunit yields the protein MFKKVLIANRGEIALRVIRTCREMGIKTVAVYSTADKDSLHVKFADEAVCIGRPQSADSYLNIPHIMAAAEITNADAVHPGYGFLAENARFAEICGEHNIKFIGPTPSQINSMGDKITAKETMIKAGVPVIPGSEGLLGSLEEAVKLGNEMGYPVILKATAGGGGKGMRVVWQESEMERAYTTAKTEAAASFKNDGVYMEKFVEEPRHIEIQVAGDRYGTVCHLSERDCSIQRRHQKLVEESPSPFMTPELRQKMGEAAIKAASAINYEGVGTIEFLVDKHRNFYFMEMNTRIQVEHCVTEEVINFDLIKEQIKIAMGEKISGLNYEPQMHAIECRINAEDPYNDFRPSPGKITVLHTPGGHGVRVDSHVYAGYVIPPYYDSMIGKLITVARTRDEAINTMYRALSEYVIEGVKTTIPFHLQLMQNEDFRKGNFTTKFLETFKMV from the coding sequence ATGTTTAAGAAAGTACTGATTGCGAACCGCGGTGAGATTGCTCTTCGTGTGATAAGGACCTGCCGGGAAATGGGCATCAAAACGGTCGCGGTTTACTCTACTGCCGATAAAGACAGTTTACACGTGAAGTTCGCGGACGAAGCCGTGTGCATCGGCCGCCCACAAAGCGCGGATTCCTACCTCAACATCCCCCATATCATGGCCGCCGCCGAAATCACCAATGCCGACGCGGTGCACCCCGGATATGGTTTCCTCGCCGAAAACGCCCGCTTCGCGGAAATATGCGGCGAACACAATATTAAATTCATCGGACCAACACCTTCCCAGATCAATTCCATGGGCGATAAAATCACCGCCAAGGAAACTATGATTAAAGCCGGTGTTCCCGTTATCCCCGGAAGCGAAGGGCTGCTGGGCAGCCTGGAAGAAGCCGTTAAGCTCGGCAACGAAATGGGCTATCCCGTCATCCTCAAAGCCACCGCGGGTGGCGGAGGAAAGGGCATGCGCGTGGTATGGCAGGAAAGTGAAATGGAACGCGCCTACACCACCGCTAAAACAGAAGCCGCCGCTTCTTTCAAGAACGATGGCGTGTACATGGAGAAATTCGTGGAAGAACCCCGCCACATCGAGATCCAGGTGGCAGGCGACCGCTACGGTACCGTGTGCCACCTCAGCGAACGCGATTGCTCCATCCAGCGCCGTCACCAGAAGCTAGTGGAAGAATCTCCTTCGCCTTTTATGACGCCCGAACTGCGCCAGAAAATGGGGGAAGCCGCTATTAAAGCAGCCTCTGCCATCAACTACGAAGGTGTGGGTACCATCGAGTTCCTGGTAGACAAGCACCGCAACTTCTACTTCATGGAAATGAATACCCGTATCCAGGTGGAACACTGCGTTACGGAAGAAGTGATCAACTTCGACCTCATCAAGGAACAGATCAAAATCGCGATGGGAGAGAAGATATCAGGACTGAACTACGAGCCGCAGATGCACGCCATCGAATGCCGTATCAACGCCGAAGATCCCTACAACGATTTCCGCCCGTCTCCCGGGAAAATCACCGTACTCCATACGCCCGGCGGGCATGGCGTGCGGGTTGACTCTCACGTGTATGCCGGTTACGTGATACCCCCGTATTACGATTCCATGATCGGGAAACTGATCACCGTGGCACGTACCCGCGACGAGGCCATCAATACGATGTACCGCGCGCTCAGTGAATATGTGATCGAAGGCGTGAAGACCACCATCCCCTTCCACCTGCAACTCATGCAGAACGAAGATTTCCGGAAAGGCAACTTCACCACCAAGTTCCTCGAAACATTCAAAATGGTTTAA
- the accB gene encoding acetyl-CoA carboxylase biotin carboxyl carrier protein has translation MDFKQIQELIKIVNKSNIGELTIEQQEFKITIKQKEEPVQQMIAAPQAMYAAPVAQAPAPAPAAPAPQAGAPAAPVAAEPKADNLLTIKSPMIGTFYRSPSPDKPSFVQVGDEVAAGKVVCIIEAMKLFNEIESEVKGRIVKILVDDASPVEYDQPLFLVEPA, from the coding sequence ATGGATTTTAAACAAATTCAGGAGTTGATCAAAATTGTCAACAAGTCCAACATCGGTGAACTGACCATCGAGCAGCAGGAATTCAAAATAACCATCAAACAGAAAGAAGAACCCGTTCAACAGATGATCGCCGCGCCACAGGCCATGTACGCCGCGCCTGTTGCCCAGGCTCCCGCTCCGGCACCTGCCGCACCTGCTCCCCAGGCCGGCGCCCCCGCTGCCCCTGTTGCGGCGGAACCCAAGGCCGACAACCTGCTCACCATCAAGAGCCCGATGATCGGAACTTTCTACCGCAGTCCATCACCCGATAAACCCTCTTTCGTTCAGGTTGGCGACGAAGTGGCGGCCGGTAAAGTGGTGTGCATCATCGAAGCCATGAAGCTTTTCAACGAAATTGAAAGCGAAGTGAAAGGCCGTATCGTAAAAATACTGGTGGACGACGCTTCCCCCGTAGAATACGACCAGCCACTGTTCCTGGTTGAACCAGCCTAA
- the efp gene encoding elongation factor P: MATTADISRGMILKLDNNLYSVVEFGQNKTARAAAKVWAKLKGVDNARTIEHTWNSGDTIFPVRVEKKNYQFLYKDDSGYNFMDNETFEQIVLNEDMVDAPQFLKDGQEVFVMINTDTDLPMSVELPDKIVLLVTYSEPGMKGDTATRTLKPATVETGATVMVPLFVNEGELIRVNTKTGEYVERVKE, translated from the coding sequence ATGGCAACTACAGCAGACATCAGCAGGGGAATGATCCTTAAACTGGACAATAACCTGTATTCAGTGGTGGAATTCGGTCAGAACAAAACTGCCCGCGCCGCCGCGAAAGTTTGGGCAAAACTGAAAGGGGTGGACAACGCCCGCACCATCGAACATACCTGGAACAGCGGTGATACCATTTTCCCCGTGCGTGTTGAAAAGAAGAACTACCAGTTCCTTTATAAAGACGATTCCGGTTACAACTTCATGGACAACGAAACCTTCGAACAGATCGTACTGAACGAAGACATGGTGGACGCCCCCCAGTTCCTGAAAGATGGCCAGGAAGTGTTCGTGATGATCAACACCGATACCGACCTCCCCATGAGCGTGGAACTCCCCGATAAAATTGTGCTGCTGGTCACCTACTCCGAACCCGGAATGAAAGGTGATACCGCAACCCGCACCCTCAAACCAGCCACCGTTGAAACAGGCGCTACCGTTATGGTGCCCCTGTTCGTGAACGAAGGTGAGCTGATCCGCGTGAACACCAAAACCGGTGAATACGTGGAACGCGTGAAAGAATAA
- a CDS encoding TonB-dependent receptor plug domain-containing protein, producing MLLYLIKLSISLAVVTTFYWVFLRKLTFYKWNRWYLLGYSLLSFLLPFLNVYDFLEPGASKPVVVEAVPLLDLEQLRLLMGREEDASLFSDPLRMAGVLLMAGMVFFVGRLVLNVSSFLVMKRKAVLLQDGPVKVFALPDGSSHFSFGNNIFINPASHTDGELQRILLHEYVHVRQKHTFDLLLAEFLCLVMWFNPFAWLLRRAIRQNLEFLADEEVLKQGIAPKEYQLLLLKVMSGLPHRFVAPFGFSFLKKRIAMMNKNKTARVHAVRFLFVLPLMAATVLSFRSMAGMQPPPAPPVMDVPAPPPPPVEFSGEDPFSDFFRRNPQVKYVSMKSPDGEVIVTLKNGKKEVYDFSNATQKEAFTKKYGKYTPPPPPPPPPVEMRKMPAPPAPPKVSGDTGAPKLKGEVKNIKVSNRTLNETFSYDNRVDASLDQNKVLESQGKTNHLGTTKIMVRGASDTTKKPLFVIDGVVMKDDYKLDAIDPNEIESISILKDASAVAIYGERAKNGVILITTKKIKEVVVVGYGTKKGIAVVDAKNQAKEEVVVEGYKKTTPAATGKEKVIVVEGYKKTTQPDPENIILNNGGQPVNALVIYNGKEYTVKDFQALKVDPNTIDSISVLKNESATAQYGDKGKNGVIIIKSK from the coding sequence ATGCTGTTGTACCTGATCAAACTATCGATATCGTTGGCCGTGGTCACCACATTTTACTGGGTGTTCCTGCGGAAACTCACTTTTTACAAATGGAACAGGTGGTATTTGCTGGGGTATTCCTTATTGTCGTTTTTATTGCCTTTCCTGAATGTGTATGATTTTTTGGAGCCAGGTGCCAGTAAGCCTGTTGTGGTTGAAGCCGTGCCGTTACTGGACCTGGAGCAACTGCGTTTGTTGATGGGCCGTGAGGAAGATGCCTCCCTGTTCAGCGATCCGCTGCGGATGGCGGGAGTATTATTAATGGCGGGGATGGTCTTTTTTGTGGGGCGCTTGGTCTTGAACGTGAGTTCTTTCCTGGTGATGAAAAGAAAAGCCGTGTTGTTGCAGGATGGTCCGGTTAAGGTGTTCGCGTTGCCCGATGGCTCCAGCCATTTCTCTTTCGGCAACAATATTTTTATCAATCCGGCATCGCATACCGATGGGGAGTTACAGCGCATATTGCTGCACGAATACGTGCATGTGCGCCAGAAACATACTTTCGATTTGCTGCTTGCGGAGTTCCTCTGCCTGGTGATGTGGTTCAATCCATTCGCCTGGTTGTTGCGGCGCGCCATCCGGCAGAATCTTGAATTTCTTGCAGATGAAGAAGTCTTAAAACAGGGCATCGCCCCTAAAGAATACCAGTTACTCTTGTTAAAAGTAATGAGTGGACTGCCACATCGGTTTGTGGCGCCATTCGGTTTTTCATTCCTTAAAAAACGTATAGCCATGATGAACAAAAACAAAACGGCCCGCGTGCATGCGGTGCGCTTCCTCTTTGTGCTGCCACTGATGGCCGCCACGGTACTTTCGTTTCGCAGTATGGCAGGCATGCAGCCTCCGCCCGCTCCCCCCGTAATGGATGTGCCGGCTCCACCGCCACCCCCGGTTGAGTTTTCCGGAGAAGATCCCTTTTCGGATTTCTTCAGGAGAAATCCGCAAGTGAAGTATGTCTCCATGAAATCGCCGGATGGGGAAGTTATTGTTACCCTAAAAAATGGTAAGAAAGAGGTGTATGATTTTTCCAATGCCACACAAAAAGAAGCGTTCACAAAAAAGTATGGAAAGTATACACCACCGCCACCACCACCACCGCCACCTGTGGAAATGAGAAAAATGCCAGCGCCACCCGCTCCGCCCAAAGTAAGCGGTGATACAGGTGCGCCGAAGCTGAAAGGCGAAGTAAAGAACATCAAGGTGAGCAATAGAACGCTGAACGAAACATTCAGTTACGACAACAGGGTAGATGCCAGTCTTGATCAGAACAAAGTGTTGGAGAGCCAGGGGAAAACCAATCACCTGGGCACAACCAAAATAATGGTACGCGGCGCGAGCGATACTACCAAAAAACCTTTGTTCGTAATTGATGGTGTTGTGATGAAAGACGATTATAAATTAGATGCAATTGACCCTAACGAAATAGAATCGATCAGCATTTTGAAAGATGCTTCCGCCGTAGCTATTTATGGAGAAAGAGCAAAAAACGGCGTTATCCTCATCACTACGAAAAAGATTAAGGAAGTCGTTGTGGTAGGCTATGGCACAAAAAAGGGTATTGCGGTTGTGGATGCCAAAAACCAAGCGAAAGAAGAAGTGGTAGTAGAAGGGTATAAGAAAACAACACCGGCCGCTACCGGAAAAGAAAAGGTTATCGTGGTTGAAGGCTACAAAAAAACAACTCAACCTGACCCTGAAAATATAATATTGAACAATGGCGGCCAACCCGTTAACGCACTTGTGATCTACAATGGAAAAGAATATACAGTAAAAGATTTCCAGGCGCTGAAGGTGGATCCCAATACCATCGACTCCATAAGTGTACTGAAAAATGAGTCCGCCACAGCCCAATACGGCGACAAAGGCAAAAATGGCGTCATCATCATCAAATCAAAATAA
- a CDS encoding BlaI/MecI/CopY family transcriptional regulator, whose translation MEKLERLTKQEEEAMLAIWKTGNGFVKDFLDKIPEPQPHYNTFTSTIKNLEKKGYVKGTKRGLMYEYEPLVGEELYKKQFLTGVVRNYFDNSYKELVAFFAKEQQISEAELKEILEMIHQSNR comes from the coding sequence ATGGAAAAGTTAGAACGCCTCACCAAGCAGGAAGAAGAAGCGATGCTGGCCATCTGGAAAACGGGCAACGGCTTCGTGAAAGACTTCCTCGATAAGATCCCTGAACCGCAGCCGCATTACAATACATTCACCTCCACTATTAAGAACCTGGAGAAGAAGGGCTATGTGAAAGGGACCAAACGTGGATTGATGTATGAGTATGAACCACTGGTTGGTGAGGAACTGTACAAGAAGCAATTCCTTACCGGCGTGGTGCGCAACTACTTTGACAATTCTTACAAGGAACTGGTCGCTTTCTTCGCGAAGGAGCAGCAGATCAGCGAAGCGGAGTTAAAGGAGATATTGGAAATGATCCATCAATCGAACAGATAA
- a CDS encoding TonB-dependent receptor — MKKILLFSSLFLLLFQFSALAQKGIVTIKITDDQKLNLPGATIVSTTLTRAWNTDNDGEAQLAGLPAGKHTIRITYIGYEDVNTEINVPASGTASLSFVLKPGITVQKEVIVLGDRLRGQARGLNQQKNNFNITNVVSADQIGRFPDANIGDAMKRIPGVTMQNDQGEARNIIIRGLSPELNSVTLNGDRIPSAEGDNRRVQMDLIPSDMIQTIQVNKTLTPDLDADAIGGSVNLVTRAAPNGLRISGTGSAIYNPIRGKAGYTGSFIAGNRFAKNKLGILLNGSINSNKYGSDDVEATWKEDDFGNVYTDEFEIRKYFVDRTRRSIGASIDFQPNTRTNIMFRSMYNWRDDWENRLRYTATDIEPEYDANDNITGYVGEVRRETKGGLNSDRVKSRRLEDQRAQNYSLKGDHIFGKGLKLDWSFGFSRASEERPHERYISFRSKDATVFANAADKRSPIVTDQLTASDFELREITEQFQDQYETEKSGRVNLSIPFTAVKEKDGFLKFGTSLRIKNKVRNNNFFEYAPVGSNEDNFENMGSVPTVMHSGKDFNPGSKYNAGMFVDPAYLGGLNLTNTGLFESEDIPAEYLAANYDAKEILFAGYAMWQQQWSRKLGMIAGLRFENTSSEYTGNVVEDEENLLGKQTNKNDYLNILPHLSFKYDITKNAIVRLAWTNSIARPNYYDLVPYFNVLPGDNELFVGNPNLKASRANNFDLMFENYYKSIGLISGGVFYKTVDQFMYVYRDENFTNTKFAAAFPDITPNPIPASTDWTFFQPRNGDNVQVYGFEVALQRQFDFLPGFWKGFGIYANYTYTKSKAKGIYNADGDLRTGLTLPGTAPHMVNASLSYENSRFLARVSANYTAAYIDELGGDAFEDRYYDKQFFLDLNASYAVTPRMRVFGEATNLTNQSLRYYQGVKDRTMQNEFYQPRYNFGVKFDLVK; from the coding sequence ATGAAAAAAATCCTGCTTTTCTCCAGCCTTTTTCTCCTCCTTTTCCAATTTTCTGCCCTGGCGCAGAAAGGAATCGTGACCATAAAAATCACCGACGATCAGAAACTGAACCTTCCCGGCGCCACTATCGTAAGTACCACACTCACCCGTGCGTGGAATACCGATAACGATGGAGAGGCTCAGCTCGCTGGCCTTCCAGCCGGTAAACACACAATACGCATTACGTACATCGGATACGAAGATGTAAACACAGAAATCAATGTGCCCGCCTCCGGAACCGCTTCGCTCAGTTTCGTACTCAAACCCGGTATCACCGTACAGAAAGAAGTAATCGTACTGGGCGACAGGCTCCGTGGCCAGGCCCGGGGACTGAACCAACAGAAGAATAACTTCAACATCACCAACGTGGTTTCCGCCGACCAGATCGGTCGTTTCCCCGATGCCAATATCGGAGACGCGATGAAACGTATTCCCGGCGTAACCATGCAGAACGACCAGGGGGAAGCACGCAACATCATCATCCGCGGACTCTCTCCCGAACTCAACTCCGTTACCCTCAATGGCGACCGTATCCCTTCCGCCGAAGGCGATAACCGCCGGGTACAAATGGACCTGATTCCTTCCGATATGATCCAGACCATCCAGGTGAACAAAACCCTCACGCCCGACCTGGATGCCGATGCCATCGGTGGTTCCGTGAACCTCGTGACCAGGGCCGCCCCCAACGGATTGCGCATTTCAGGAACAGGCTCCGCTATCTACAACCCCATCCGTGGGAAAGCGGGTTATACCGGTTCATTCATCGCAGGCAACAGGTTTGCCAAAAACAAACTGGGCATCCTGCTCAACGGTTCCATCAATTCCAATAAATATGGTTCCGATGATGTGGAAGCCACGTGGAAAGAAGATGATTTCGGAAACGTTTATACCGATGAATTCGAGATCAGGAAATACTTTGTGGACCGCACCCGCCGCAGCATTGGCGCCAGCATCGACTTCCAGCCCAATACCCGCACGAACATCATGTTCCGCAGCATGTACAACTGGAGAGATGACTGGGAGAACCGTCTCCGTTACACTGCTACAGATATCGAACCCGAATACGATGCCAATGATAATATTACAGGTTACGTAGGAGAGGTGAGAAGAGAAACAAAGGGCGGACTGAACAGCGACCGCGTGAAGAGCCGCCGCCTGGAAGACCAGCGCGCGCAGAACTATAGCCTGAAAGGTGACCATATCTTCGGAAAGGGACTGAAACTGGATTGGTCATTCGGATTCTCCCGCGCCAGCGAAGAACGTCCGCATGAAAGGTACATCAGCTTCCGTTCCAAAGACGCAACAGTATTTGCGAATGCCGCAGATAAAAGAAGTCCGATTGTAACAGATCAATTGACAGCTTCTGACTTTGAACTCCGTGAAATCACGGAACAGTTCCAGGACCAGTATGAAACAGAAAAAAGTGGTCGTGTGAACCTGAGCATTCCTTTCACGGCCGTGAAGGAGAAAGATGGTTTCCTGAAATTCGGTACCAGCCTGCGCATCAAAAACAAAGTGCGCAACAACAATTTCTTTGAATACGCGCCCGTAGGCAGCAACGAAGACAATTTTGAGAACATGGGTTCAGTTCCAACGGTAATGCACAGTGGAAAAGATTTTAACCCCGGTTCAAAATACAACGCGGGTATGTTCGTGGATCCCGCATATTTAGGTGGATTGAATCTTACGAATACCGGGCTTTTTGAATCAGAAGATATTCCAGCCGAATACCTGGCCGCCAACTACGATGCAAAAGAAATCCTGTTCGCCGGTTATGCCATGTGGCAACAACAATGGAGCCGTAAACTGGGTATGATCGCTGGTCTTCGTTTTGAAAATACCTCCAGTGAATACACCGGCAATGTGGTGGAAGACGAAGAGAACCTGCTCGGCAAACAAACCAATAAAAACGACTACCTCAACATCCTGCCGCACCTTTCCTTCAAATATGATATCACGAAGAACGCGATCGTAAGACTGGCCTGGACCAACTCCATCGCCCGTCCCAACTACTACGACCTCGTTCCTTACTTCAACGTGCTGCCCGGCGACAACGAACTTTTTGTTGGAAACCCCAACCTGAAAGCTTCCCGCGCCAACAACTTCGACCTGATGTTCGAAAATTATTATAAGTCTATCGGACTTATCTCCGGAGGCGTATTCTACAAAACAGTTGACCAGTTCATGTACGTTTACCGTGACGAGAATTTCACGAACACCAAGTTCGCCGCCGCCTTCCCCGATATTACACCGAACCCCATTCCCGCCTCTACCGACTGGACCTTCTTCCAACCCCGCAACGGCGACAACGTGCAGGTGTACGGTTTTGAAGTGGCCCTTCAACGCCAGTTCGATTTCCTCCCCGGCTTCTGGAAAGGCTTCGGCATCTACGCCAACTATACTTATACCAAATCCAAAGCGAAGGGCATCTACAATGCCGATGGCGATTTGAGGACCGGTCTTACCTTGCCCGGAACAGCTCCCCACATGGTGAACGCTTCATTGTCTTATGAGAACAGCCGTTTCCTGGCCCGCGTTTCCGCCAACTACACCGCCGCTTATATCGATGAACTGGGTGGCGATGCCTTCGAAGACCGTTACTACGACAAACAATTCTTCCTTGACCTGAACGCTTCTTACGCTGTGACGCCACGTATGCGTGTATTTGGTGAAGCCACCAACCTCACCAACCAATCGCTCCGCTACTACCAGGGTGTTAAAGACAGAACCATGCAAAACGAATTCTATCAACCCCGCTACAACTTCGGCGTAAAATTCGACTTGGTAAAATAA
- a CDS encoding AraC family transcriptional regulator, giving the protein MILSRKHFDLNGYCVIEKLCIRPPYKHSAVFRDEACFLHLRNGEGVLKSSSGQLPIQVSESVVLKCGNYFADFIQKSGATYCEVIVVHLYSDVLKTLYKNEVPGFIQAEGKKLYAEKIERYEIIQHFIQSLDFYFRQPNLMNDELLILKIKELILLLLQTSNSKNIIELFSHLFTPRQANFNEIVQAHLFSNITIEELAMLSGRSLSAFKRDFESYFKTSPAKYIKEQKLLRARDLLVSTDSSILEICHEAGFNDASHFAKLFRQKYGSAPSDYKEQFARTNN; this is encoded by the coding sequence ATGATACTCAGCAGAAAACATTTTGATTTAAACGGTTACTGCGTAATTGAAAAATTGTGCATCAGGCCGCCATATAAACACAGCGCGGTCTTTCGCGATGAAGCTTGTTTTTTACACCTCAGGAATGGAGAAGGTGTGCTGAAATCATCTTCCGGCCAACTGCCAATTCAGGTTTCAGAGAGTGTGGTGTTAAAATGCGGCAATTACTTCGCTGATTTCATTCAAAAATCAGGAGCCACCTATTGTGAAGTGATCGTTGTGCATCTTTACAGCGACGTGCTGAAAACGCTGTACAAAAACGAAGTGCCGGGTTTTATTCAGGCTGAAGGTAAAAAGTTGTATGCTGAGAAAATTGAGCGATACGAAATTATCCAACATTTCATACAAAGCCTTGATTTTTACTTTCGGCAACCGAACCTGATGAACGATGAGTTGCTGATCCTGAAAATTAAGGAACTGATTTTGTTGTTGCTCCAGACCAGCAATTCAAAAAATATTATTGAGTTGTTTTCCCACTTGTTCACGCCAAGACAGGCGAATTTTAATGAAATAGTACAGGCGCACCTGTTTTCAAATATTACCATCGAAGAACTGGCCATGCTTTCGGGCCGCAGCTTATCTGCGTTTAAACGGGATTTCGAGAGCTATTTTAAAACTTCTCCCGCTAAGTATATTAAAGAACAAAAACTTTTGCGCGCAAGAGATTTACTGGTATCCACCGATAGCAGTATTCTTGAAATATGCCATGAAGCCGGTTTTAACGATGCTTCTCATTTTGCGAAGCTGTTCAGGCAAAAATATGGAAGCGCTCCTTCCGACTACAAAGAGCAGTTTGCACGCACGAACAACTGA
- the lysA gene encoding diaminopimelate decarboxylase, which yields MSGVSLQPQELAAIAREFGTPVYVYHAEKIAEQYNKLKHAFSGSNVHFFYACKALTNPHILSYVRELGSNVDCSSINEVKLALHAGFEPERVLYTSNGIAFEEIAEAKELGVNINIDSLSNLEKFGAAYGHSYPVGIRLRPNIMAGGNLKISTGHDKSKFGVPVEQLEDILALVKKYDLFISNLHIHTGSDIKDADVFVKGIEVLFDIIPHFPELRSVDLGGGFKVPYKEGDAVIDIALVGAKVKEAFDSHPQAKGLQIWFEPGKFMVSECGYLVAEVNVLKQTPSTHFVSVNSGFNHLIRPMFYDAYHRIENITNTDAPKHTYSIVGNICETDTFAWDRELNEVREGDLLCFYNAGAYGFEMSSNFNSRYKPAEVLVKDGKPMLIRKRDVFEDLLRNIV from the coding sequence ATGTCAGGAGTTTCTTTACAGCCACAGGAACTGGCCGCTATCGCACGTGAATTTGGTACGCCCGTATATGTTTACCACGCCGAAAAGATCGCGGAACAGTACAACAAACTGAAGCACGCTTTTAGCGGCAGCAACGTGCATTTCTTTTACGCCTGTAAAGCGCTCACGAACCCGCACATTCTTTCTTATGTACGTGAACTGGGTTCTAACGTGGACTGCAGTTCCATCAACGAAGTAAAACTGGCCCTGCACGCTGGTTTCGAACCCGAACGTGTGTTATATACTTCCAACGGTATCGCTTTTGAAGAAATCGCCGAAGCAAAGGAACTGGGCGTGAACATCAATATTGACAGTCTTTCCAACCTCGAAAAATTCGGGGCAGCCTATGGCCATTCGTATCCGGTAGGCATCCGCCTTCGGCCGAACATCATGGCCGGCGGTAACCTTAAAATTTCCACCGGACACGATAAAAGTAAATTCGGTGTGCCGGTAGAGCAGCTCGAAGATATCCTGGCATTGGTTAAAAAATACGATCTCTTTATTTCCAACCTGCACATTCATACCGGTAGCGACATTAAAGATGCCGATGTGTTCGTAAAAGGGATCGAAGTATTGTTCGATATCATTCCCCATTTCCCCGAACTCCGTTCCGTGGACCTCGGCGGTGGCTTCAAAGTGCCTTACAAAGAAGGCGATGCGGTGATCGATATCGCGCTTGTTGGGGCTAAAGTGAAAGAAGCTTTCGACAGCCATCCGCAGGCCAAAGGCTTACAGATATGGTTTGAACCCGGGAAATTTATGGTGAGCGAATGCGGTTACCTTGTTGCTGAAGTGAACGTGCTGAAGCAAACGCCCTCCACGCATTTTGTAAGCGTGAACAGCGGTTTCAACCACCTCATCCGCCCCATGTTTTACGATGCGTACCACCGGATCGAAAACATTACGAATACCGATGCGCCAAAACATACCTATTCCATCGTGGGCAATATCTGTGAAACGGATACTTTCGCCTGGGACCGTGAACTGAACGAAGTGCGCGAGGGCGATTTACTCTGTTTTTACAATGCCGGCGCGTATGGTTTTGAAATGTCCTCCAATTTTAACTCCCGCTACAAACCCGCGGAAGTACTGGTGAAAGACGGTAAACCCATGCTGATCAGGAAAAGGGATGTATTTGAGGATTTGCTGCGGAATATTGTATAG
- the scpB gene encoding SMC-Scp complex subunit ScpB, giving the protein MEIGHIIPHIEALIFASEKPLTSPEITDLVNNAFGFMEDKITIEQVETSLEGIVEKYNAEFYPFEVRESGGGWQFLTKKDFHKTVAQLNGDKFMKKLSAAAMETLAIVAYKQPITKSEIEAIRGVSSDYAIQKLLEKDLVIISGRNEDMPGKPLLYSTSKSFMDYFGINSADELPKIKEVLAEQMVEPTVVMGENTASDTVETAEETAVEATEEHAADAETPSGENDTAILVIEEEIIVDMATSDIAVDEDGEAELTLEDASEEDATETEELSIEDEISDEDNTSEDDASETDPAAPDADKSAQ; this is encoded by the coding sequence ATGGAAATCGGACACATCATTCCGCACATAGAAGCGCTTATCTTCGCCAGCGAAAAACCGTTGACGTCCCCCGAGATCACCGATCTCGTGAACAACGCCTTCGGTTTCATGGAAGATAAGATCACCATAGAACAGGTGGAAACCTCCCTGGAAGGGATCGTTGAAAAGTACAACGCGGAGTTCTATCCTTTCGAAGTAAGAGAGAGCGGGGGAGGATGGCAGTTCCTTACCAAAAAGGATTTCCACAAAACCGTGGCGCAACTCAATGGCGATAAGTTCATGAAGAAGTTATCCGCCGCCGCCATGGAAACACTGGCCATTGTCGCTTACAAGCAACCCATCACCAAGTCGGAGATCGAAGCCATCAGGGGCGTGAGCAGCGACTACGCGATCCAGAAACTCCTTGAAAAGGACCTCGTGATCATCTCCGGACGGAACGAGGATATGCCCGGAAAACCCCTGTTGTACAGCACTTCCAAATCTTTCATGGATTACTTCGGGATCAATTCCGCGGATGAACTCCCCAAAATCAAGGAAGTACTCGCCGAACAAATGGTGGAACCAACGGTGGTAATGGGTGAAAATACAGCTTCAGATACAGTGGAAACCGCGGAAGAAACGGCGGTTGAAGCAACGGAAGAACATGCGGCCGATGCCGAAACCCCTTCCGGTGAAAATGATACTGCAATCCTCGTAATAGAAGAAGAGATCATCGTGGATATGGCCACTTCCGATATCGCGGTGGATGAAGATGGTGAAGCGGAGCTTACCCTGGAAGATGCTTCAGAAGAGGATGCTACCGAAACGGAAGAACTTTCTATAGAAGACGAAATATCGGATGAAGATAATACTTCCGAAGATGATGCTTCTGAAACCGACCCGGCAGCTCCGGATGCCGACAAATCAGCACAATAA